A genomic region of Halopelagius longus contains the following coding sequences:
- a CDS encoding competence protein CoiA family protein, with amino-acid sequence MPFIAVDDDGQPLLPVNVDDDETALCPQCDEEMKVREGERIARHFYHPPESTCAGESSIHLAMKSIALQKLTTEYDDSTVRVEFRAEDTPRRADVFVEFSEPQHPLGAGIAVEVQYRNDAKDITETTADYLTGGYSVIWLFEENYEGEHPDYDDVELPQAIPAWPFGVPHGPSLDETGTKADYLNITETDLAPYLSLDSAGQLSVTEFGTTQPDKSTSPTNPSWSLKQTIHLNLSPSSPGVKELYRSWVYGLIREKENARRESVESRKQEVESAGRSCYLSKRFWRGEGDTFEIGLDAHSHRPSRFWVKKYSGGFRPEIETYTKKPIGEQLTEFVIQACYELESAQKLAPQNGERTAVWTGSIDKVWVGIYRTHSDTVQACFGRDTNSIVVDLGPVHFDKLVELCAEIRLWYGKSA; translated from the coding sequence ATGCCCTTTATCGCGGTTGACGACGACGGCCAACCACTTCTCCCTGTAAACGTCGACGATGACGAAACTGCGCTCTGCCCTCAATGCGATGAAGAAATGAAGGTGAGAGAGGGGGAGAGAATTGCTCGGCACTTCTACCATCCTCCAGAGTCGACGTGTGCAGGCGAGTCATCGATACATCTAGCGATGAAGTCGATTGCATTACAGAAACTCACCACAGAATATGATGACTCAACGGTGCGCGTTGAATTCCGTGCTGAGGACACACCCCGCCGAGCAGATGTATTTGTGGAGTTCTCTGAGCCACAACATCCACTTGGGGCCGGTATCGCGGTCGAAGTTCAATACCGGAACGACGCAAAAGACATCACAGAAACAACTGCAGATTACCTTACAGGAGGATACAGCGTCATTTGGCTGTTCGAAGAGAATTACGAGGGTGAACATCCAGACTACGATGACGTCGAACTCCCTCAAGCGATTCCTGCATGGCCATTCGGAGTGCCTCACGGACCCTCCTTAGACGAAACCGGAACGAAAGCAGACTATCTCAATATCACAGAGACGGACCTCGCACCCTATCTGAGTCTTGACTCTGCAGGTCAACTCTCAGTTACTGAGTTCGGCACTACACAGCCAGATAAATCAACCTCTCCCACAAACCCAAGTTGGTCTCTCAAACAGACCATACATCTCAATCTCTCACCCTCATCACCCGGTGTAAAAGAACTGTACCGTTCGTGGGTGTACGGCCTCATCAGGGAGAAAGAAAACGCTCGTCGAGAATCAGTTGAGAGTAGAAAGCAAGAGGTAGAGTCCGCTGGTCGATCGTGCTATCTTAGCAAGCGCTTTTGGAGAGGAGAAGGAGATACGTTTGAAATAGGTCTCGATGCCCACAGTCACCGACCTAGTCGGTTCTGGGTGAAGAAGTATAGTGGAGGGTTTCGACCCGAAATTGAAACCTACACTAAGAAACCAATTGGGGAACAACTGACAGAATTCGTTATTCAGGCGTGTTACGAGTTGGAGTCCGCTCAGAAACTTGCTCCCCAGAATGGAGAGCGCACAGCCGTCTGGACTGGGAGTATTGACAAAGTGTGGGTCGGTATTTATCGAACTCACTCAGATACCGTTCAGGCTTGCTTCGGCAGGGACACAAATTCGATAGTAGTCGATCTTGGTCCTGTTCATTTCGACAAACTCGTTGAACTGTGCGCTGAAATCCGGCTCTGGTACGGAAAATCCGCTTAG